One Nocardia iowensis DNA window includes the following coding sequences:
- a CDS encoding FHA domain-containing protein, whose product MSSPGAQTITVRHDGNERVFDSSQQVTMGRAPEVTLFVDSPLVSRVHATLAWQGSAWVLSDNGSTNGVFVDARRLAQPVSIDRPTQVRLGDAISGPLLHLLPANPQPPQRPSMRPPQQAMAGQPPIAGPRPGQQFQRPAYPPPQDAPPPININMTTRADTSSTPPVRARASTAPIARADRLPAGGLAIGRTTDNQIVVNDPLASRKHARLVAATEGLTIEDLGSANGTFVNGHRQQRAVLRERDIITIGNIDFVVQQGTLVLRQKPVAEQGLAVHGVGFTVEGNKQLLVDVNMQASRGTLTALIGPSGAGKSTLSRLIAGTTRPSGGVVTFEGRNLHAEYEALRSRIGMVPQDDVLHRQLTVRQALGYAAELRLPPDNSKADRQAVIDGVLKELSLTEHADTRVDRLSGGQRKRASVALELLTGPSLLILDEPTSGLDPALDRQVMVMLRELADAGRVVIVVTHSVAHLDMCDQVLLLAPGGKTAYCGNPAGVGAALGTSDWAEIFANVAANPDQAFAAYRSRQAFAPPPPPPPPQQYGPAGSPPQSSGGKQFSTLSRRQIRLILADRGYLSFLIVMPFILGALSLVVPGKDGFQRGALKALPDGTFVPTGGGETQQLLVVLILGACFMGSTLTVRDLVGERTIFQRERAVGLLPSAYLLAKVAVFSSTALLQSAVLVGIVLAGKKRPGEGAVLASGSAELYLDIALTAVCCVVVGLLLSSLAKSNEQVMPLLVVAIMCQLVMAGGLIPVTGRVVLEQVSWLFPARWGYAAGASTVNIREVFLNAQPDTLWQHTPGIWALDIGMLLLITLVLAIITWRRLRLKKSVA is encoded by the coding sequence ATGTCTTCACCGGGGGCGCAGACCATCACCGTGCGCCATGATGGAAACGAACGAGTCTTCGATTCGAGCCAGCAGGTCACCATGGGTCGTGCGCCGGAGGTGACGCTGTTCGTCGACAGCCCGCTCGTATCCCGGGTCCATGCGACGCTCGCTTGGCAGGGTAGCGCATGGGTGCTCAGCGATAACGGGAGCACCAACGGCGTGTTCGTGGACGCGCGCCGACTGGCCCAACCGGTGTCCATCGACCGGCCGACGCAGGTGCGGCTCGGCGACGCGATCAGCGGGCCGCTGCTACACCTCTTGCCCGCGAATCCGCAACCCCCGCAGCGCCCGTCGATGCGGCCGCCGCAGCAGGCGATGGCGGGTCAGCCGCCGATCGCGGGGCCGCGGCCCGGCCAGCAGTTCCAGCGCCCGGCGTATCCGCCGCCGCAGGACGCGCCGCCGCCGATCAACATCAACATGACCACCCGGGCCGACACCTCGAGCACGCCACCGGTGCGGGCCAGGGCCTCGACCGCGCCGATCGCCAGGGCCGATCGGTTGCCCGCGGGCGGCCTGGCGATCGGCCGCACCACCGACAATCAGATCGTCGTCAACGATCCGCTGGCCTCGCGCAAGCACGCGCGCCTCGTCGCCGCCACCGAGGGGCTGACCATCGAGGACCTCGGCTCGGCGAACGGCACCTTCGTCAACGGCCACCGCCAGCAGCGGGCGGTGCTGCGCGAACGCGACATCATCACCATCGGCAACATCGACTTCGTCGTGCAGCAAGGCACTTTGGTGCTGCGGCAGAAGCCGGTGGCCGAGCAGGGCCTCGCGGTGCACGGGGTCGGGTTCACCGTCGAGGGCAACAAGCAGCTGCTCGTCGATGTCAACATGCAGGCCAGCCGGGGCACGCTGACCGCGCTGATCGGCCCGTCCGGTGCGGGCAAGTCGACGCTGTCCCGGTTGATCGCGGGCACCACCCGACCGTCCGGCGGCGTGGTCACCTTCGAGGGCCGCAATCTGCACGCCGAGTACGAGGCGTTGCGCTCCCGGATCGGCATGGTGCCGCAGGACGACGTGCTGCACCGGCAGCTCACCGTGCGCCAGGCGCTCGGTTACGCGGCCGAGCTGCGACTGCCGCCGGACAACAGTAAGGCCGATCGGCAGGCCGTGATCGACGGTGTGCTGAAAGAACTTTCCCTCACCGAGCACGCGGACACCAGGGTGGACCGGCTCTCCGGCGGTCAGCGCAAGCGGGCCTCGGTGGCGCTCGAGCTGCTCACCGGTCCGTCATTGCTGATCCTGGACGAGCCGACCTCCGGTCTCGATCCGGCGCTGGACCGGCAGGTGATGGTGATGCTGCGCGAGCTGGCCGACGCGGGCCGCGTGGTGATCGTGGTGACCCACTCGGTGGCGCATTTGGACATGTGTGACCAGGTGCTGTTGCTCGCGCCCGGCGGCAAGACCGCCTACTGCGGCAACCCGGCCGGTGTCGGCGCGGCGCTCGGCACCAGCGACTGGGCCGAGATCTTCGCCAACGTCGCCGCCAATCCGGATCAGGCGTTCGCCGCCTATCGATCGAGGCAGGCGTTCGCGCCGCCGCCGCCACCTCCGCCGCCGCAGCAATACGGCCCGGCGGGCTCGCCGCCGCAATCCAGTGGCGGCAAACAGTTCTCGACGCTGTCCCGCAGGCAGATCCGGCTGATCCTGGCCGACCGCGGCTACCTCTCGTTCCTCATCGTGATGCCGTTCATCCTCGGCGCGCTGTCCCTGGTCGTGCCTGGTAAGGACGGTTTCCAGCGGGGCGCGTTGAAGGCGTTGCCCGACGGCACCTTTGTGCCGACGGGTGGCGGGGAGACTCAGCAGCTGCTGGTGGTCCTGATCCTCGGCGCCTGCTTCATGGGCTCCACGCTCACCGTGCGCGACCTGGTCGGCGAGCGCACCATTTTCCAGCGCGAACGCGCGGTCGGACTGCTGCCGTCGGCGTATCTGCTGGCGAAGGTCGCGGTGTTCAGCAGCACCGCGCTGCTGCAGTCGGCGGTGCTGGTCGGCATCGTGCTGGCGGGCAAGAAGCGGCCCGGCGAGGGTGCGGTGCTGGCCTCCGGCAGTGCGGAGCTGTATCTCGACATCGCGTTGACCGCGGTGTGCTGCGTCGTTGTCGGACTGCTGCTTTCGTCGCTGGCGAAGTCGAACGAGCAGGTGATGCCGTTGCTCGTGGTCGCCATCATGTGCCAGCTGGTGATGGCGGGCGGGTTGATCCCGGTCACCGGCCGGGTGGTGCTCGAGCAGGTGTCCTGGTTGTTCCCGGCCCGCTGGGGTTACGCCGCCGGGGCATCGACGGTGAACATTCGTGAGGTGTTCCTCAACGCGCAGCCGGATACGTTGTGGCAGCACACGCCGGGCATCTGGGCATTGGATATCGGGATGCTGCTGTTGATCACGCTGGTGCTCGCCATCATCACCTGGCGGCGGCTGCGACTGAAGAAGTCGGTCGCGTGA
- the rplM gene encoding 50S ribosomal protein L13 has translation MPTYSPKAGDVTRKWYVIDATDVVLGRLAVQAANLLRGKTKPTYAPNFDGGDFVIIINADKVAISGNKKADKLIHHHSGHPGGLKSRTVGQVLESRPDRLVEKAVKGMIPKNKLGNAIAGKLKVYAGPNHPHAAQQPIPFEIKQVAQ, from the coding sequence GTGCCTACGTACAGCCCCAAGGCGGGTGACGTGACCCGTAAGTGGTACGTCATCGACGCCACTGACGTAGTCCTCGGCCGTCTCGCCGTTCAAGCAGCGAACCTGCTGCGCGGCAAGACCAAGCCGACCTACGCACCGAACTTCGATGGTGGCGACTTCGTCATCATCATCAACGCCGACAAGGTTGCCATCAGCGGCAACAAGAAGGCGGACAAGCTGATCCACCACCACAGCGGGCACCCGGGCGGCCTCAAGTCGCGCACTGTCGGTCAGGTGTTGGAGAGCCGTCCGGACCGGCTCGTGGAGAAGGCCGTCAAGGGCATGATCCCGAAGAACAAGCTCGGCAACGCGATCGCGGGCAAGCTGAAGGTCTACGCAGGCCCGAACCACCCGCACGCCGCTCAGCAGCCCATTCCGTTCGAGATCAAGCAGGTGGCCCAGTGA
- the rpsI gene encoding 30S ribosomal protein S9: MTAPEEFNAEPVVEEFDVAEVVEDGEGYEEAEVAAETFAPVLIDRPVQTVGRRKEAVVRVRMVPGSGNFVLNGRTIEDYFPNKVHQQLVKSPLVTVERAESFDIVALLHGGGPSGQAGALRLAIARALIEVTPDDRPALKRAGFLTRDPRAVERKKYGLKKARKAPQYSKR; encoded by the coding sequence GTGACCGCTCCCGAGGAATTCAACGCCGAACCCGTCGTCGAGGAATTCGACGTCGCCGAGGTTGTCGAGGACGGCGAAGGCTACGAAGAGGCCGAGGTCGCCGCGGAGACCTTCGCCCCGGTTCTGATCGACCGCCCGGTGCAGACCGTCGGCCGTCGTAAGGAAGCCGTCGTCCGCGTGCGCATGGTGCCGGGCTCGGGCAACTTCGTGCTCAACGGCCGCACCATCGAGGACTACTTCCCGAACAAGGTGCACCAGCAGCTGGTCAAGTCGCCGCTGGTGACCGTCGAGCGGGCCGAGTCCTTCGACATCGTCGCCCTGCTGCACGGCGGCGGCCCGTCGGGACAGGCGGGCGCCCTGCGTCTGGCCATCGCCCGCGCGCTGATCGAGGTCACCCCGGACGACCGCCCCGCCCTGAAGCGGGCCGGCTTCCTGACGCGTGACCCGCGTGCCGTCGAGCGTAAGAAGTACGGTCTGAAGAAGGCCCGTAAGGCGCCGCAGTACTCGAAGCGCTGA